The following are encoded together in the Poseidonibacter lekithochrous genome:
- the purN gene encoding phosphoribosylglycinamide formyltransferase — protein sequence MKKIGILASYNGSGFQTIQKAIEDKILDAKVIIVVSNNSNANVLNYAESFDIPNFVVNDKRYPGQDCDDKIARLLLEYGCDYVFCSGYMKMIGPKLISAFENKIVNTHPALLPSKYGGKGMYGRFVHEAIIADKAPKSGVTIHYVNEKYDDGEIILTKELEISSTETVDSLENRIKDLETQAIIEAFEKLLAK from the coding sequence ATGAAAAAAATAGGTATTTTAGCCTCATATAATGGTAGTGGATTTCAAACGATTCAAAAAGCAATAGAAGATAAGATATTAGATGCAAAAGTGATTATTGTAGTTTCTAATAACTCTAATGCAAATGTATTAAATTATGCAGAATCTTTTGATATTCCAAACTTTGTAGTAAATGACAAAAGATATCCTGGACAAGATTGTGATGATAAAATCGCAAGACTTTTATTAGAGTATGGTTGTGATTATGTTTTTTGTTCTGGTTATATGAAAATGATTGGACCTAAACTAATTTCTGCTTTTGAAAACAAAATAGTTAATACTCATCCTGCATTATTACCTTCAAAGTATGGTGGTAAGGGAATGTATGGAAGATTTGTACATGAAGCTATAATCGCTGATAAAGCACCTAAATCAGGTGTTACTATTCATTATGTAAATGAAAAATATGATGATGGAGAGATTATTTTAACTAAAGAGTTAGAAATATCATCAACTGAGACAGTTGATTCTTTAGAGAACAGAATCAAAGACTTAGAAACTCAAGCAATAATTGAGGCTTTTGAAAAATTACTAGCTAAATAA